GTTGgtttgatgacgggtaagttaCTTAACTTATCttgtaattacaaaacaaaatacacgTAACGTTGTAGGTAACGCCGTAAAATTACCCAACTGCGCCTGCGGTCCAGTACAGCtacctaccaccagtttgacactgacaaattctatcctcctaaggcccaaggtcctacctatagtacctattcagttcgatgtaatttaaaccatgttcaattggaacagagtcacttttgctttgtttcgttcagttttcaaacaacgcaaatccaactctatttcctacgtTCAGTTTGACTGGGCCTTATGAGGctattagaagtattagaacaaattattataattttatgttcagaaaatattttaatttgtttttatttcaaatagaaacattactatataaattataaactgaaataaatggcgtaataatatacatacatatatcaaaatgtaataatttcaagcagtaagcgctggtggcctagcggtaagagcgtgcgacttgcaatccggaggtcgcgggttcaaaccccggctcgtaccaatgagtttttctaacttatgtacctacgaaatatcatttgatatttaccagtcgcttttcggtgaaggaaaacatcgtgaggaaaccggactaatcccaataaggcctagtttaccctctgggttggaaggtcagatggcagtcgctttcgtaaaaacttagtgcctacgccaattcctgggattagttgccaagcggaccccaggctcccatgagccgtggccaaaatgccgggataacgcgaggaagaagaagaaaatgtaataattttacaTCACGAATTTTGGAGCAAATGTGGTCGATTTTGTTTACAGTGATGCAGAGTCGCCCCTCGATTTCAACTATGTCCAAAAAATGAGCTTCTTATTAAGCTACATAGGCTCCTGGCCTCACAAGCATTTCGGTAGGCCTCGCTTGGGCCTCGTCATGTCCGTGTACAATCTTCTCTTGATCGTCGTCGCCATATCTCTGACCAGCTTGGGCGGGACCTACATATGGTACAAAAGAGAGAACATATCCTTTTTCGAAATTGGACACGTGCTTTTGTGTatgtttttggaatttttatttttggtgaGTTAATTCAAATTGCTAAGAAGGAACTCACGCTATAATCGCTGAACTAATTTAGTTAAattttggtatagagatagtttgagtcccggggaagatcagaggatagtttttatccaaaaaaaaatcctaaaagtGAAAAGGGAGGTGTAGGTTTGTATGGGgattcaataaccgctgaatcGATTTACTTATATGAAATCTACGTCTACATCTTTGATTTGGTTGAAAACGACACCGAAAAAGACATGAATAGTTGCATTGCTACGTTTTGGCGCAGCCAACACAGTGCAGAGAAAAAGACTGATTCTAGTTTCTAGGTACCGTCCATATGAGAATAATGTTTCGTTTCTTTGTAATTACAGCAAAGATTATTCACTGCTTGGACGGACAGGTACCGGCAGACAGTAAAAACTTACATACTTGAGTTTCATCTATTTTACTTCAAGAACCGATCGCCATACGCTACTAAGGTATGTTCCCACAAGACCGCTTCAACACCTTCGTACAAACTTAGGGTGTGTATATTAATTCGCATAACGCTTGAAGGAACTGCTCTAGGGACCATCACTGGACGCGAGAGGTATAACTAatattcataacaaaagttttattcacTAGCCTAGGTAATATTTTTCCCTGTTATTTTTTAGATATACAAGCAGATGCAGATTGTATCCAGGATATTCACCATCATCACTATATGTATCATATTATGCGGGATCAGCCTCTTCAATTTCATGCCTTGGTACAATAACTACAGTATTGGCATGTTCGGGCCCGACCGCCCGCCAAACAAAACATTTGAACACGCCGTGTATTATCATTGCTTCACCGAAGACGTCTATACAACCTTAAACGGCTACTGGATTCTCTTCATATTAAACATCCCTATCGCTTTCCATACCACCTGCGGTGTGATGGCCTTCGATCTTCTGCTTTGCCTGATTGTACTCcaaattttgggacatcttaaAATTATGAAGCATAGTTTGTTAAGTATCACGCCAAAAGCTGACATGTACTCGACATGTGAGAACATGCGAGTTCGAGAAACTTTGAAGGACATCGTCGTACACCAcaacataattattaagtaagtaccgAGAAAATCACATTTAGCatgataaacaaataaatattataggacattcttaaacATATAAGCTCAAGCCCCCGCGGTTAACCGCTGGTGCGTAGGAGGCCTATGACGGTCTTCCTAATGAAAAATGTTATACTCCCGGCCGGTCTTCTGTTCGTTGATTGACGCAAATGTCACACAAGTAAGATTATGTACTGCTAAGTCAGGAATGACCTAAAAATAGGAAGTTTTTCAACTGCAGCTGACAAATAATATTGTTACAGGTTCGTGAATAAATGCTCAGACACATTTAGCGATTATCTGTTCGCATTTTACTTGCTCATGCAGATCCTTAGCATTATATCAACGTTGGAAATAACCGTATTCACCGCAGAAGCACTGGTTAAATACGGACCTTTGACTTTCACGATATATCAACAGCTGATCCTAGTATCGATACTTTTCGAAATGATAAATTCCAGGGTAAGTTTGCTGTCAAAACGACTCAACTGTGGAATGACGCCATACTTGGCTGGacatgattttttttgttttttagggttccgtacctcaagaaaaaacggaacccatataggatcactcgtgcatctatctgtctgtccgaccactcCCCCTCTTtaactccgaaactactggggttaaaattttgaaaaaaatggtttactaacgaatgggccaaaaacgtttcccaaagtatcacatcccaaactatgtttcccaaattatcatttcccaaaaaaatgtttggcaaaacaacttatcgcaatttttcagttagcaatagtcttttttggcaagttattgtttagcaaataattacttggtcaagtttcattttaccaagtattatttagtcaaatgtatcattaagcataacttacatgtcccaaaatattacatggcatacaatttacataccaatagagggcctgcagtatttttatttttgctttcatttgaaatactttatcccgACCTTGGACATGTTTTTAGCATTTTGTTTCTGTaaaggtcacagttctaacctaacccacttttctaatAGCGGTAGCGGTTTTTGTGAGGATCGCAGtgcaaacctaacctaacccacccaAATTACGTCACCCAAATTACGTAGACTtatcgtacctacttatattaacacgacaaatttaggtattaaattaaatagagatgcctatttgtcaaatttgcgaagtgacaatttgatcaaacatctttttggaatataataggtattagccaataaaaaacgtatGCTAAATAAGTTTATGTCCTAATAATATTTgccaaagtaaaatcatgccaaatgataatttgaccaaataaattatatgcgaagtgtaactttgctaaaggttcctttgggaaatgaaactattgcgataagtttgttgggaagtgaaatttggcgaaaggtATTTGGCCCAAACGAAAGTACACGGTTAACACCATAAAaacttattacctacctatttaaaaaaaccggccaagtgtgagttggactcgcgttccaagggttccatacattaagtccgactcgcggttgactgcacatttctaatagggtcacgtctataggtaaagaactattgtgtgtatttttttccgTGTACTTTCGTTTGGGCCAAATacctttcgccaaatttcacttcccaacaaacttatcgcaatagtttcatttcccaaaggaacctttagcaaagttacacttcgcatataatttatttggtcaaattatcatttggcatgattttactttggcAAATATTATTAGGACATAAACTTATTTAGCatacgttttttattggctaatacctattatattccaaaaagatgtttgatcaaattgtcacttcgcaaatttgacaaataggcatctctatttaatttaatacctaaatttgtcgtgttaatataagtaggtacgataAGTCTACGTAATTTGGGTGACGTAATTtgggtgggttaggttaggtttgcaCTGCGATCCTCACAAAAACCGCTACCGCTattagaaaagtgggttaggttagaactgtgacctttACAGAAACAAAATGCTAAAAACATGTCCAAGGTcgggataaagtatttcaaatgaaagcaaaaataaaaatactgcaggccctctattggtatgtaaattgtatgccatgtaatattttgggacatgtaagttatgcttaatgatacatttgactaaataatacttggtaaaatgaaacttgaccaagtaattatttgctaaacaataacttgccaaaaaagactattgctaactgaaaaattgcgataagttgttttgccaaacatttttttgggaaatgataatttgggaaacatagtttgggatgtgatactttgggaaacgtttttggcccattcgttAGTAAACCGGTGTTAACAAACGATCGTAATATTTGGCAAGGATAGCCCGGCTTAACATAGATCCTTACAAAAATTTTGATGGGACGATAAAAAACGTTGctctcgttgcgaatttccctTTTTCCGCACTTATATCGTAAAAAGGTAACTATTAAGTTTTGACTGGCCTTTTGTAccaacgattgtcaccttggctaggccccctatAGTTTCAAAAATATTCTGATTATAATTGTTGTCAGAGCACGGAGCTGATCGACGCCATATATGATATACCGTGGGAATGTATGGACACAAGAAACCGCAGGTAAAATTCCTTTTTGatttttacttatattttacaaattttacaaaAGGATACCGTTACAGTGACAGGCTTACTTACcactatacagtcagcagcagaagttgctaagcgggcgaggtgttcaaaatgatcttgacgcgactttattgttaagagaataagagcgtgtcaaggtaattttgaacaccacgcccgcttggtagcttctgctgctgactgtactatagaGATGTAAGTAAGCTTGAATGCTCACTCCGCAGGgcgtggtgaaaaatgttgtattTCACTCGGTAGAgtcggtagcaaagtttgtttaagccTCGTACTTTGAAACCCCCGCAACGTTCATGATTCCActtttcaattttggaatctttcgcttgctcggaaaTTTTGATGTCCTTTAGAAATATTTTCATTACCACAGGACGGCGATGATCTTACTAATGCGTGCGCAGACGCCGCTCACGCTGAAGGCCGCCAAGATGGTGCCCGTCGGAGTCAGGACGATGTCAGCGGTGAGCTTCATCGTAtatataaccacataataaatAGTAGTACTAGGTACAAAAGATcaggcagtcgctttcgtaaaaactagtgcccacgccaattactgggattagttgccgagcggaccccaggctcccatgagccgtggcaaaatgccgggacaacgcgaggaagatgactagGTACAAAAGAtcgactctctaacaaaacgcgtcttttacgacagatatgaccggtaggtggcgcaagcgcgagcaggcgtccgttccttagcggtgcgcggcaactactatggctagccaccaaaattggtgtgggctgcATGTGcttttaggtacttgtagcgacgtgacgaaatcgcggagtgagccacgcctggccgcgtagccaaagtgCCTATCGCtttcgctccgtagcgatcgaaacgcaaccatcactgtcgcactaatatggaagagtgataaagagacacaaagcgattcgacggcgaagcgcaagcgatcgtcacctttgCTAGGCCGTATAACTACTGTTATCGCAGATTATGctactgagcgcctaccgcgaaccacgttcgacgtgttgcctctctgtcgcacttgtaaattcgtacgtaagtgtgacagggaggtaacacgtcgaacgtgtttcgcggtaggccctctgatgcgCACACGCCATTCTGCACACTGAGGGCCGCCAATATGGTGTCCTATCGTATTTTTTCATCATTTACAGTACCTATAAGGTGCACGGGGCAATTTAGACTGCGggataatttaaactaatcgaaatatcttccatgtgttacataatattattaactgatacAAATTTCAAGGTAAAattgattaataaataattgatcgaGCGAGAGCGAACTTCTCCGTTTCAGCTAGAGCAATGCTTTAGTAAACGTCCGTGatattaaatacttactaaaTCATTAGGCATAGGTCGACCTATGCGACCGATATTCTGAATAAACATGATCGTTATCTTACAGGTTCTGAAGACTACAGCAACCTATTACATGGCGTTGAACGCCGTGGCTACGGAACGACAGATGGACCAACGCTAGAACACATATATTatcaactagcttttgcccgcgacttcgactgcgtggaataagtaatttgggtaccttaCTTTTTATACAAATCTGAATTTTATTCATCCTTCTTAACCTTTTTTTCATCCCCAAATTGGTCCACTCTATAAATTTCCCACCCATTTTTTACACCCTAAAGGGATGATTTCGAGGATAAAAACCattctatatccttccccacAGCTCAAACTATCCGCATACCaaagtttcatctaaatcggttcagcggtcattgatttcccatacaaatggttacccccctttttacccccttgaggggtgagttctgggataaaaaggatcctatgtcctttcccggaactcaaagtgtctgtataccaaatttcaactaaatcggttaagcggtttaagcgtgaagaggtacagacagacagacagacacactttcgcatttataatattaatattagtatggatttatattcacgaataaaaatatttatattctatCCGCCGTCTACAACAACCTGCCCGACAGCATTACCATCAGCGCCCAGAGCTTGCGCCTCAAACGATTGCTTGTTGAGCACCCATTTTATGATTATGACgagtaccaggcgtgtctcactccgcgatttcgtcgctttttTATAACGTATAAATTAGTGATGCTACTCGCTACAAGATGGCGTAACTTAGTACAGCTACTCGCTAACAGGTGGCACTACTAGTAACACTTGGATTGTTATCTTGGTACTTAAAGCGGTAggtgggtcaaaattattttcattGTCTTGTGCCTGACCACTTTCTCCCGCTTGTATTACCGTcttctattaaataaattaaaaattcgaaTGCTATCTCATCTCTTTCTAGCTGTAGATTATATATTaaatgggaaaaaataaaaacgaacttTCACCCCATACATAAAGCTCCACTCCGTCACATTTTTTGGGGACAAAAAACAAGACCACGAAAAGAATTTTGACCCAGGTACttactacatattttaatttagatatacgttttaattaagtattatagtttagttatttattgaaGATGAGTTAAATACAATAGTTGTTAATttgaaaatagtaaaaatatattagaactcaataaaaaaaacttactagtctgttcggaaagagaagagtcgtggaatattgGGTTGGGCcctatacatttcacgacttttctctttccacACATACTCTATTTTATAGTGGATAGTGGATGGTGGATGTTTACGCTTACatgacacatattattatgtaatatttttagggTAGGTAGTGGTATAATTTTCAACCCTTCAATATTCCCAGTTTGAGTTGAATGCTACATTTGAAAGATCCGTACAAAGGGAACGCAAGTCATACTATTTccatttattactcatataacagtgtatttatattttagttgTGTTAAGTCATTGTAAGTTGCTTAAAACACAGTTGCGGTGACCATATACAGCACTCATTGTATTTGCTTTATAGAAATGAGAAAAAAgggttaaattataatttaaatgattTCACAGCGGTCATAATGATCAAAACATTTTACGGTCAAAAAAAGTTTTAGTGACACACTTTTATTGTTGACTGCGCAAATGAGAAGAAATTTTATGTCTGTCAAGTATGTACGTCTCCAGACCTTTATAATACAATTCATGGTTgctttacaaattatattaatatctAGATATGgctttaattacctacttaatttctgaacacctcaaaaatgcgcgttttcgctGAGTTCCTTTGAGAGAGAGAAGAAGAGGAGTTCCTTTGGCTGCCTTCCGACTGCATTATCATCAATAGTTGTTACAATCGTATTGAAATaactgataaataaataaaagtacggcGAAAAAAgcttataagtaggtatcaaaaatgattttttttactagaAAAACTTTTTAGTATAGCGACGTCACTTTGTGTAAAGATAAACACCATTAGACCCCCCTTCATGCGTAGTCACGATTAAAAATACATTGCCTATTACCTCGCATAACCCACATACTAAACCGGCGTAAGTCCATATGCGTTACAAcgaaaaaagtcgttataaacGCCGGCGTTTACGTCGTTTTTAACTTATGCGTAAATATGCACTTTACGGGATTTGTATTCACTTGGCATATGAATAGAGTAGCATTTTGAATGAATAATTTTACGTAGGAGCCTTCAACACTAGAAATGTGTCGATTTTTGGCGTAAGCGTCAATCGCCCTATTACCTTGATGtcaaaaaacaacaaattattgtaggtacatatccgTAGCTTATACGTCCTTAGTAAAGTTATTGTTTCCTTCATGTTCAATAAACAAAGATTATACCTTTCTATTATGATGTATGAACGTAAAAAGGGCGTATTAAAAATGCCCTTATCAAAAAACACTAAAATTATAACCCCAAATTCATTCCTAGTAAGGTTTATAATTGTATAATACTAATATGTACCGTTTGATTCGTTTTGTAATAGTTTTTTGTATTGAAATGTTTTGGATTATGTTAAGCTAGCTATTTGGAGTCATGCTACGGCAAATATGGGAGATAAGTAGCATCGAATTGTTTGGTTATATCGTCAAATTGACTATCATTCGGCTTTTTTTTTAACGGATTTAAGCGGGTAtgaataatccatactaatattattcaCGCTAAAGTCTATCAATTTTGTTCTTATTTCATGTTTTTAAGCGGCTAAATTTATTTCTAGTACGTATTGTTATGAAGGTtgctgataaaaaatattttaaaggtgAGTATAGTAAAACATACTACATACTTagcattcataaaaaaaaacattaatatgcttaaaaactatatttgtatctccttggatttCACGCGGGCCTATATAATCCTGCTGCTTTGATAGGTTTGCGTGgggatataattattaattatgctTATAACAATTCATACCCGTGACCACCAGCTTTTTAATCTGGGCCATTATGTGGTCGTATATAAATGCGATAATGAAGTAGATACCactggtaaaaaaaaacatatttcactTTTTAAAAAATACGTAGGTTATGCCTCATGTTTTTAAATTCGCGGGTGCATTACCTACTATTATAATATCACCCATAATGCTAACCctttaaatacaatatttatagaGATAATCACTTGACAATGAGACCGTTTTGCCAGAGGCTAAGCCAATGATATATTATCACAAAAGGTATTAAAATGCGTCCTTTTCAAAACAGGTAACTTAGGGCGATTGTCGCTTACGCCAAAATGGCACTTACGTTACATTCAGTTAATATTGAAGCGCGTTAAAAATGGACGTAAATGCCTATAGTTTTATGGTATCTTTTTATACATAATGACACATATTTAAACTTCCTGATTTGAAATTTTAGTGCATTAAGTTATGAACGTTGTTATAATGTAAGGGTGGTTTTAAACCATAAAATCAATATCAAGTGGTAATGACATGCCAATTTGTAGGCACACTATTTATACGTgatttattatatacaccatcaTTCCCTATAACCAGAATGAGTTTGCATATCTCAATCAATACCTAcgtaaataattgaaataaaatgtgtaggtataatataggACGAGTCCATCTAACTTTCAATAAATTGTCAAGCGACGGAGTGTGTAAGCCCCACAATTAACgttaaattattatgaaaatgcaGTGGTGCTTGTATACACTTTATCGCCGctatatttaactacttaatcgtttttttttcatatcgcCAAAAGTAATGGAATATAAATATTCATAGGTTCATTGCAAACAGagatttaagtataaaataagaaattaatatagagttagaccaagataagtctgcatcGCATTAACAATGATAAAGTGTCATCATTGAATGTCaactttctatgaaaatatgactttTATAATGGCACTCTCTCACCACTTGGTTCTGTTCAAATCGGTGCAGTGTTAGTTTAGATCAGCGGCCGGCATctttttagcagccaagggccacatagtagttaacgaagtagaCGCggatatttatgactttatcagacattgtcgtttgtcaatattacgtACAAAATAGCCAAAGAGGCTCgagggccgcaagtgacaggttcacgggccgcatgcggcccgcgggccgtgggttgccgaccgctggtttagACGGAATTATGGAATTAAAGCATTTGCATATTACTAACATTATTTCCGACACTTTCCGCATAAGATcaatttgtttgtttacattttaacgTCATTTCCCATCCccctttataattatttataattgtaCAACCATCACGTGCCGGCAATTGGTTTACAGATGAAACtgtcacagcgccatctgtcaAATTGTAACTAATGAAATAATTGACATTACATCTGTACACGTTTAAAAACGCATCAGTATTGTATAGTGTGTGGGTTTAAGACATGAGAGAGGAGCGGACTTGCATCAGCGTCAAAAAAACATCATCAAAGCATCGTAGTTTTgatcagggttcgaaaggataattatcaactatacatagttattttgataattatcgtgatttttatgcctgataattatcgatttgataataacctaaaatttaaaacctaaaattacgtctggttgacgtaactggtgaccgaagagctggcggctacctcgcacaacgtatcagcattgtgatacagcgaggaaatgtcgccagcatccttggtacaatgtctcaagggcctattttagatttaaactagtttttaatttcttttagtaataccactgtatatatcttgttttgtaaataaatgattatcaaTACAatatttggtaaaaaaaaacgccTCAATCATTATTTGCTATCAAAAAATtctaagtatataaatatagcactatccatacctgggataattatccgatatcggataattatcgcgataattgtCAACTAtcattatctggataatttcgaaccctggaaACGTTGTTCTACAAAACTAGAACAGCGGTGTGGCACCTATAAGCTTATAACTTGTCCCGCGTCCGCTATAGTCATTAATACAGTCCACATGACGGCGCGTGCGACGGTATCGCACCAATTGGCGCTTTACGCTACGCTACGGACGTAATTCCTGCTCTAGATGTATTATACCACAGAATTtagtaatagtactaggtacagaagatccactctctaacaaaacgcgtctattacgacagttATGAGaaacgcgagcaggcgtccccgttccttagcggt
This genomic window from Cydia amplana chromosome Z, ilCydAmpl1.1, whole genome shotgun sequence contains:
- the LOC134660700 gene encoding uncharacterized protein LOC134660700; protein product: METARWLTTHARGGSNQTDIGALALARFALNGAVLETSVFRYLKRWFDDGDAESPLDFNYVQKMSFLLSYIGSWPHKHFGRPRLGLVMSVYNLLLIVVAISLTSLGGTYIWYKRENISFFEIGHVLLCMFLEFLFLQRLFTAWTDRYRQTVKTYILEFHLFYFKNRSPYATKIYKQMQIVSRIFTIITICIILCGISLFNFMPWYNNYSIGMFGPDRPPNKTFEHAVYYHCFTEDVYTTLNGYWILFILNIPIAFHTTCGVMAFDLLLCLIVLQILGHLKIMKHSLLSITPKADMYSTCENMRVRETLKDIVVHHNIIIKFVNKCSDTFSDYLFAFYLLMQILSIISTLEITVFTAEALVKYGPLTFTIYQQLILVSILFEMINSRSTELIDAIYDIPWECMDTRNRRTAMILLMRAQTPLTLKAAKMVPVGVRTMSAVLKTTATYYMALNAVATERQMDQR